In Penicillium oxalicum strain HP7-1 chromosome VII, whole genome shotgun sequence, one DNA window encodes the following:
- a CDS encoding rRNA-processing protein FCF1 yields MGVQKKTRKFAVAKRTIQLRDNRLKANDKSAKDEKNKGKDDVIREAPQVPSSLFFQYNTALTPPYSVLVDTNFISHTIQHKLDVIPTMMDCLYAKCIPIITDCVLAELEKLGQKYRLALRVAKDPRFERIKCDHKGTYADDCLVDRVIKHRVYIVATNDRDLKRRIRKIPGAPIMSVARGKYVIERLPDAPEK; encoded by the exons ATGGGTgttcaaaagaaaactcgCAAGTTTGCGGTTGCTAAGCGTACTATTCAACTCCGGGATAACCGTCT AAAAGCTAATGACAAGTCCGCCAAGGACGAGAAAAACAAAGGCAAAGATGATGTGATTCGTGAAGC ACCGCAGGTTCCTTCttcgctcttcttccagtaCAACACGGCCCTGACGCCACCCTACTCCGTCCTCGTTGATACCAACTTTATCTCTCACACAATTCAACACAAACTTGACGTTATCCCAACCATGATGGACTGTCTGTACGCCAAGTGTATTCCGATCATCACGGACTGCGTTCTTGCCGAGTTGGAAAAATTGGGCCAGAAATACCGTCTGGCCTTGCGAGTGGCCAAGGATCCTCGATTCGAGCGCATCAAGTGTGATCACAAGGGAACATATGCAGATGACTGCTTAGTGGATCGAGTCATCAAGCACCGTGTCTACATTGTGGCCACCAACGATCGCGATCTCAAGCGTCGTATTCG AAAAATCCCCGGTGCACCCATCATGAGTGTCGCTCGTGGTAAATACGTGATTGAACGACTGCCCGATGCTCCCGAGAAGTGA